The Argentina anserina chromosome 3, drPotAnse1.1, whole genome shotgun sequence genome includes a region encoding these proteins:
- the LOC126788509 gene encoding uncharacterized protein LOC126788509 isoform X1 yields the protein MSASVAGRATTLRAFCRAATTTTTTTTPPRISRTTCLPSIRSNSAPRCPTLRLLRRELSSLQPLHSSIAAACLVSKLPNLAASSSEGRFVNYLSPI from the exons ATGTCAGCCTCAGTTGCCGGAAGAGCCACTACTCTCCGGGCGTTTTGCAGAGcagcgacgacgacgacgacgacaacAACACCTCCTAGAATATCAAGAACCACGTGCCTTCCTTCGATTCGCTCCAATTCCGCGCCTCGTTGTCCCACTTTGAG GCTGTTGCGAAGAGAATTGAGCTCGCTTCAACCCCTCCACAGCTCCATCGCTGCTGCTTGCCTTGTTTCTAAGCTCCCAAATCTTGCTGCCTCCTCCTCCGAAG GTAGATTTGTGAACTATCTCAGTCCTATCTAA
- the LOC126788509 gene encoding uncharacterized protein LOC126788509 isoform X2, whose protein sequence is MSASVAGRATTLRAFCRAATTTTTTTTPPRISRTTCLPSIRSNSAPRCPTLRLLRRELSSLQPLHSSIAAACLVSKLPNLAASSSEDL, encoded by the exons ATGTCAGCCTCAGTTGCCGGAAGAGCCACTACTCTCCGGGCGTTTTGCAGAGcagcgacgacgacgacgacgacaacAACACCTCCTAGAATATCAAGAACCACGTGCCTTCCTTCGATTCGCTCCAATTCCGCGCCTCGTTGTCCCACTTTGAG GCTGTTGCGAAGAGAATTGAGCTCGCTTCAACCCCTCCACAGCTCCATCGCTGCTGCTTGCCTTGTTTCTAAGCTCCCAAATCTTGCTGCCTCCTCCTCCGAAG ATTTGTGA